Proteins from a single region of Patulibacter sp. SYSU D01012:
- a CDS encoding sugar ABC transporter permease: MSSSTVDPTLHASATAPAAGEPRSLRDAAARWWADVKGGELGALPILVGMVIIVVVFQSQNANFLTAGNFLNLVIQAAGIMTIAMGVVFVLLLGEIDLSVGFVSGVGGAIAALLTLPGGHWEFAGVPAIAVVLVVGLLIGTLNGLLFTKVGIPSFVVTLAGLLAWNGAVLVLIGDQGTVVIQSRTIIDLANGFISPAASWILVAVGIAGYAWSQLARRRTRTRKGLPVDPASLVALRIGALAVALIAAVWVANEDRGVPYVVLMLAALFVVGSWVLTRSRFGRHVMAIGGNIEAARRAGIPVDRVRIACFAIASMMATLGGVVLASRLTSVDTGAGGGTILLYSIAAAVIGGTSLFGGRGSIRAAVLGAIVIASIDNGLGLLGLASGTKFIITGLVLLAAVTVDSVARRNLAGSGRA; this comes from the coding sequence ATGAGCTCGTCCACCGTCGATCCGACGCTGCACGCGTCGGCGACCGCGCCCGCCGCGGGCGAGCCCAGGTCCCTCCGCGACGCCGCGGCCCGCTGGTGGGCCGACGTGAAGGGCGGCGAGCTCGGCGCCCTCCCGATCCTGGTCGGGATGGTGATCATCGTCGTCGTCTTCCAGTCGCAGAACGCCAACTTCCTGACGGCGGGGAACTTCCTCAACCTGGTCATCCAGGCGGCGGGGATCATGACCATCGCGATGGGCGTGGTGTTCGTCCTGCTGCTGGGCGAGATCGACCTGTCCGTCGGCTTCGTGTCGGGCGTCGGCGGGGCGATCGCGGCGCTCCTGACGCTGCCGGGCGGCCACTGGGAGTTCGCCGGGGTGCCGGCGATCGCGGTCGTCCTCGTCGTCGGCCTGCTGATCGGCACGCTCAACGGCCTGCTGTTCACGAAGGTCGGCATCCCCTCGTTCGTCGTCACCCTGGCGGGCCTGCTCGCGTGGAACGGCGCGGTCCTCGTCCTGATCGGGGACCAGGGCACCGTCGTCATCCAGAGCCGGACGATCATCGACCTGGCCAACGGGTTCATCTCGCCCGCGGCGTCGTGGATCCTGGTGGCCGTCGGGATCGCGGGCTACGCGTGGAGCCAGCTCGCCCGCCGGCGGACGCGGACGCGCAAGGGCCTGCCCGTCGACCCGGCGTCGCTCGTGGCGCTGCGCATCGGCGCCCTCGCCGTGGCGCTGATCGCCGCCGTCTGGGTGGCCAACGAGGACCGCGGCGTGCCGTACGTCGTGCTGATGCTGGCGGCGCTGTTCGTCGTCGGCTCGTGGGTCCTGACCCGCAGCCGCTTCGGCCGGCACGTCATGGCGATCGGCGGCAACATCGAGGCCGCGCGGCGGGCGGGCATCCCCGTCGACCGCGTGCGGATCGCGTGCTTCGCGATCGCGTCGATGATGGCGACCCTCGGCGGCGTCGTGCTCGCGTCGCGCCTGACGTCGGTCGACACCGGCGCCGGCGGCGGCACGATCCTCCTGTACTCGATCGCGGCGGCGGTCATCGGCGGCACCTCGCTGTTCGGCGGCCGCGGCTCGATCCGCGCGGCCGTCCTGGGCGCGATCGTCATCGCGTCGATCGACAACGGGCTGGGCCTGCTCGGCCTGGCGTCGGGGACGAAGTTCATCATCACGGGCCTCGTGCTCCTCGCCGCCGTCACCGTCGACTCCGTCGCCCGCCGCAACCTCGCGGGATCGGGGCGCGCGTGA
- a CDS encoding RecQ family ATP-dependent DNA helicase — protein sequence MSDDAPGPDPLLRTLRDVFGFAGFRPGQEDAARAAHEGRDALVVMPTGAGKSLTYQLPALCREDALTLVVSPLVSLMRDQVDQLNASVSRADPDHVAFPTPPAALLSGQQDPAQNARAVERAVAGQVRLLYVAPERFGSAAFLERIRHARVGLFVVDEAHCVSQWGHDFRPDYFRLADAARWLGAGSILAATATATPQVARDIEQRLALREPVRVRTGFDRPALSFVVRRCSGQVERRARVLAALREPDALPAIVYAGTRDNADRLAADLGRALGVEAVAYHAGLDRERRDEAQRRFMSGEVPLVCATNAFGMGVDKADVRTVVHDAAPPSVEAWYQEAGRAGRDGAPAKAYLLADGRDKGLHRYFIERADVDDATLDRIAGGIVAATVQGRFDLPVAGLGGGPGDAESVRAVFGHLTQAGMVQPAPGPPDRVKGRLLGAYDDRVRAEVRALAQEAQAKRWAQYRALWQFVESDACRRAAVLRHFGDRTVPQPTVPCCDACVPLLLPDPETPVGGGRDRRRRDSASARAAAQRAARGRQVDEVARAEVDASILEVVRDARPAIGRNRVAEVLRGRRSQRVVAAGWDGLPAYGRHPDVRAGDILGRVDALVQAGELVSSGGPHPVLDEAGDGASVGGR from the coding sequence ATGTCGGACGACGCCCCCGGTCCCGATCCGCTCCTTCGCACGCTCCGGGACGTCTTCGGGTTCGCGGGGTTCCGGCCGGGGCAGGAGGACGCCGCCCGCGCCGCCCACGAGGGGCGCGACGCCCTCGTCGTGATGCCGACGGGCGCCGGCAAGTCGCTCACGTACCAGCTGCCGGCGCTCTGCCGGGAGGACGCGCTCACCCTGGTCGTCTCGCCGCTCGTCTCGCTCATGCGCGACCAGGTCGACCAGCTCAACGCAAGCGTGTCGCGGGCGGACCCGGACCACGTGGCCTTCCCGACGCCGCCCGCGGCCCTGCTGAGCGGCCAGCAGGACCCGGCGCAGAACGCGCGCGCCGTCGAGCGGGCGGTGGCGGGGCAGGTGCGGCTGCTCTACGTCGCGCCCGAGCGCTTCGGGTCGGCGGCCTTCCTCGAGCGCATCCGGCACGCGCGCGTCGGCCTGTTCGTCGTCGACGAGGCGCACTGCGTGAGCCAGTGGGGGCACGACTTCCGCCCGGACTACTTCCGGCTGGCCGACGCCGCCCGCTGGCTCGGCGCGGGGTCGATCCTGGCGGCCACGGCGACGGCGACGCCGCAGGTGGCCCGCGACATCGAGCAGCGGCTGGCGCTGCGCGAGCCCGTGCGGGTGCGGACGGGGTTCGACCGGCCCGCGCTGTCGTTCGTGGTGCGCCGCTGCTCCGGGCAGGTCGAGCGGCGCGCACGGGTGCTGGCCGCCCTGCGCGAGCCCGACGCGCTGCCGGCGATCGTCTACGCGGGCACGCGCGACAACGCGGACCGGCTGGCCGCCGACCTGGGCCGCGCGCTCGGCGTCGAGGCCGTCGCCTACCACGCGGGGCTGGACCGCGAGCGCCGCGACGAGGCGCAGCGGCGGTTCATGAGCGGCGAGGTGCCGCTCGTCTGCGCGACGAACGCGTTCGGCATGGGCGTCGACAAGGCCGACGTGCGGACGGTGGTGCACGACGCCGCGCCGCCGTCGGTGGAGGCGTGGTACCAGGAGGCCGGGCGCGCGGGCCGCGACGGCGCGCCCGCGAAGGCGTACCTGCTCGCCGACGGGCGGGACAAGGGCCTGCACCGCTACTTCATCGAGCGGGCCGACGTCGACGACGCCACGCTGGACCGGATCGCCGGCGGCATCGTCGCCGCCACCGTCCAGGGCCGCTTCGACCTGCCGGTGGCCGGGCTCGGCGGCGGCCCGGGCGACGCCGAGTCCGTGCGGGCGGTGTTCGGCCACCTGACGCAGGCCGGGATGGTGCAGCCGGCCCCGGGGCCGCCGGACCGCGTGAAGGGCCGGCTGCTCGGCGCGTACGACGACCGCGTCCGCGCCGAGGTGCGCGCGCTGGCGCAGGAGGCGCAGGCCAAGCGCTGGGCGCAGTACCGCGCCCTGTGGCAGTTCGTCGAGAGCGACGCCTGCCGGCGCGCGGCCGTGCTGCGGCACTTCGGCGACCGCACCGTCCCGCAGCCGACCGTGCCGTGCTGCGACGCCTGCGTGCCGCTGCTGCTGCCCGATCCCGAGACGCCGGTCGGCGGGGGCCGCGACCGGCGCCGCCGCGACTCGGCGTCCGCGCGCGCCGCCGCGCAGCGGGCGGCCCGGGGCCGCCAGGTCGACGAGGTCGCGCGGGCCGAGGTCGACGCGTCCATCCTCGAGGTCGTGCGCGACGCCCGGCCGGCGATCGGGCGCAACCGCGTGGCCGAGGTGCTCCGCGGCCGTCGCTCGCAGCGCGTCGTGGCCGCCGGCTGGGACGGCCTGCCGGCGTACGGCCGCCATCCCGACGTGCGCGCCGGCGACATCCTCGGCCGGGTGGACGCGCTGGTGCAGGCGGGCGAGCTCGTCTCGAGCGGCGGGCCCCACCCGGTGCTGGACGAGGCGGGCGACGGGGCGTCGGTCGGCGGCCGGTAG
- a CDS encoding ATP-binding cassette domain-containing protein: MTEVPERPPGPASPDAPAAPAAGRTAGGVPLLELRGVSKSFGAVQALYRVDLAVHAGEVLALVGDNGAGKSTLIKSIAGIHAIDEGEILFEGERVSIGGPKDAARLGIEVVYQDLALADNLDVVQNMFLGREETSGPLRGLDETDMEQRARETLAGLSVTTIRSVRQTVAGLSGGQRQSVAVAKAVMWNSKVVILDEPTAALGVAQTRQVLDLVRRLAEKGLGVILISHNLHDVFEVADAVTVLRLGQDVARFTVAETTQSAVVEAITAGALDTVPGQLQEASA; encoded by the coding sequence ATGACCGAGGTCCCGGAGCGGCCGCCCGGGCCCGCGTCGCCGGACGCCCCCGCGGCCCCGGCCGCGGGGCGGACGGCCGGCGGCGTCCCGCTGCTCGAGCTGCGCGGCGTGTCGAAGTCGTTCGGCGCCGTCCAGGCCCTCTACCGCGTGGACCTCGCCGTCCACGCGGGCGAGGTGCTCGCGCTCGTGGGCGACAACGGCGCGGGCAAGTCGACGCTCATCAAGTCCATCGCCGGCATCCACGCCATCGACGAGGGCGAGATCCTCTTCGAGGGCGAGCGCGTGTCGATCGGCGGGCCGAAGGACGCCGCGCGGCTGGGCATCGAGGTCGTCTACCAGGACCTCGCGCTGGCCGACAACCTCGACGTCGTGCAGAACATGTTCCTGGGCCGCGAGGAGACGAGCGGCCCGCTGCGGGGCCTGGACGAGACCGACATGGAGCAGCGCGCCCGCGAGACCCTCGCCGGCCTGTCGGTCACCACGATCCGCTCCGTCCGGCAGACGGTCGCGGGCCTCTCCGGCGGCCAGCGCCAGTCCGTCGCCGTCGCGAAGGCGGTGATGTGGAACTCGAAGGTCGTGATCCTGGACGAGCCGACCGCCGCGCTCGGCGTCGCCCAGACCCGGCAGGTGCTCGACCTCGTCCGACGCCTGGCCGAGAAGGGGCTCGGCGTCATCCTCATCTCGCACAACCTGCACGACGTCTTCGAGGTCGCGGACGCCGTGACGGTCCTGCGCCTGGGCCAGGACGTCGCTCGCTTCACCGTCGCCGAGACGACGCAGTCCGCCGTCGTCGAGGCCATCACCGCCGGCGCGCTCGACACCGTGCCCGGTCAGCTCCAGGAGGCCAGCGCATGA
- the xylB gene encoding xylulokinase, whose amino-acid sequence MSDVRLLGLDVGTSSVKGVVVDAAGRVLAEAEHGYPLSTPHPGWAEQDPEDWWLAASAVLAQLRADEVDGIGLTGQMHGLVVLDAERRPLRPAILWNDGRSQPQCDALVAELGLERLVALSGNRPLAGFTAPKLRWLAEHEPDVHARIAHVLLPKDYVRLRLCGALATDVSDASGTLLLDVGERAWSPALAAALRVDPAWLPPVLESAAVSGHTAAGVPVAAGAGDQAAGAVGMGVVGDDGPASVVLGTSGVVFAGRRAFAPDPQGRLHAFCHAVPGAWHVMGVMLSAAGSLRWLRDACGAGVGFDALVDEAAAWAPGAEGLRFAPYLAGERTPYPDADVRAAFVGLGLRHDRGALVRSVLEGVAFGLRDSLDLIAEVGPRPPVGRVSGGGAESDLWLRILAAVLDLPLERTAVSAGAAFGAALLGGVAAGAFPDVEAAIAAGVHPTSRVEPDREWVDAYAALLPGHRRLYPMLTGPAGG is encoded by the coding sequence GTGAGCGACGTGCGGCTGCTCGGGCTCGACGTCGGCACGTCGTCCGTCAAGGGCGTCGTCGTCGACGCGGCCGGGCGCGTGCTCGCCGAGGCCGAGCACGGGTACCCGCTGTCGACGCCGCACCCGGGCTGGGCCGAGCAGGACCCCGAGGACTGGTGGCTCGCGGCGTCCGCCGTGCTGGCCCAGCTGCGCGCGGACGAGGTCGACGGCATCGGGCTGACGGGCCAGATGCACGGCCTCGTCGTGCTGGACGCCGAGCGGCGGCCGCTGCGCCCCGCGATCCTGTGGAACGACGGCCGCAGCCAGCCGCAGTGCGACGCGCTCGTGGCGGAGCTGGGCCTGGAGCGGCTCGTCGCGCTGTCGGGCAACCGGCCGCTCGCGGGGTTCACCGCCCCCAAGCTGCGCTGGCTGGCCGAGCACGAGCCCGACGTGCACGCCCGGATCGCCCACGTGCTGCTGCCGAAGGACTACGTGCGGCTGCGGCTGTGCGGCGCGCTCGCGACCGACGTCTCGGACGCCTCGGGCACGCTGCTCCTGGACGTCGGCGAGCGGGCGTGGAGCCCGGCGCTCGCCGCGGCGCTGCGCGTCGACCCGGCGTGGCTGCCGCCCGTGCTCGAGAGCGCCGCCGTGTCCGGCCACACCGCGGCGGGCGTCCCCGTGGCGGCGGGCGCCGGCGACCAGGCGGCCGGCGCGGTTGGGATGGGCGTCGTCGGCGACGACGGCCCCGCCTCGGTCGTGCTCGGCACGTCGGGGGTCGTCTTCGCCGGGCGCCGCGCGTTCGCGCCGGATCCGCAGGGGCGCCTGCACGCGTTCTGCCACGCCGTGCCCGGCGCCTGGCACGTGATGGGCGTGATGCTGTCGGCCGCCGGGTCGCTGCGCTGGCTGCGCGACGCGTGCGGCGCCGGCGTCGGCTTCGACGCGCTCGTGGACGAGGCCGCGGCGTGGGCGCCGGGCGCCGAGGGACTGCGCTTCGCCCCGTACCTGGCCGGCGAGCGCACCCCGTATCCCGACGCCGACGTGCGCGCCGCGTTCGTGGGCCTGGGGCTGCGGCACGACCGCGGCGCGCTCGTGCGGAGCGTCCTCGAGGGGGTGGCCTTCGGCCTGCGCGACAGCCTCGACCTGATCGCCGAGGTGGGGCCGCGGCCGCCCGTCGGCCGCGTGTCGGGCGGCGGCGCCGAGTCCGACCTGTGGCTGCGGATCCTGGCCGCCGTCCTCGACCTGCCGCTCGAGCGCACCGCGGTGTCGGCGGGCGCGGCGTTCGGGGCCGCGCTGCTGGGCGGCGTCGCGGCGGGCGCGTTCCCGGACGTGGAGGCCGCGATCGCGGCGGGCGTCCACCCGACCTCGCGCGTCGAGCCCGACCGGGAGTGGGTCGACGCGTACGCGGCGCTCCTGCCGGGGCACCGCCGCCTCTACCCGATGCTGACGGGGCCGGCGGGCGGCTGA
- a CDS encoding type II CAAX endopeptidase family protein: MTPSAATAPPPRAARGRAVDRPLVAFLLLAFGLAWAWSAALLVAGDAVAPGRAWPTHLPALLAPGLATVLVTARTEGRAGAGRLLRRLTAWRLPAAAWAAVLAPPAVGLVAAGTAALAGGDAPTWGALGRFSGTAPGVGWVVLAVLLNGVGEETGWRGWLLPRLRRRHGAVPATLLLTVAWAAWHAPFFALLTSYGDFGVVQLPGFVLGLAAGALVLTWLWERTGGSLLAVALWHAAYNLTVATDAGAGVVAAAVTTVVMVGALAVLPALRRRGPTAAQPPAGPVSIG, translated from the coding sequence GTGACCCCCTCCGCCGCCACCGCTCCGCCGCCCCGGGCCGCCCGCGGCCGCGCGGTCGACCGGCCGCTGGTCGCCTTCCTGCTGCTCGCGTTCGGCCTGGCGTGGGCGTGGAGCGCCGCGCTGCTCGTGGCCGGCGACGCGGTGGCGCCCGGACGCGCCTGGCCGACGCACCTGCCGGCCCTCCTGGCCCCCGGGCTCGCCACGGTGCTCGTCACCGCGCGCACCGAGGGCCGCGCCGGCGCGGGCCGGCTGCTGCGCCGCCTGACGGCGTGGCGCCTGCCGGCCGCGGCGTGGGCCGCCGTCCTGGCGCCGCCGGCCGTCGGGCTCGTCGCCGCGGGGACCGCGGCCCTGGCCGGCGGCGACGCCCCGACGTGGGGCGCCCTCGGACGGTTCAGCGGCACCGCCCCGGGCGTCGGGTGGGTGGTCCTCGCCGTGCTGCTCAACGGCGTCGGCGAGGAGACCGGCTGGCGCGGCTGGCTGCTGCCGCGGCTGCGGCGCCGCCACGGCGCGGTCCCGGCGACGCTCCTGCTCACCGTCGCGTGGGCGGCCTGGCACGCCCCGTTCTTCGCGTTACTCACCAGCTACGGGGACTTCGGCGTCGTCCAGCTGCCCGGGTTCGTCCTGGGCCTGGCCGCCGGGGCGCTCGTCCTGACGTGGCTGTGGGAGCGTACCGGCGGCAGCCTCCTCGCCGTGGCGCTGTGGCACGCGGCGTACAACCTGACGGTCGCCACCGACGCCGGCGCGGGCGTGGTGGCGGCGGCCGTGACGACCGTCGTGATGGTCGGCGCGCTCGCCGTCCTGCCGGCGCTGCGCCGACGCGGGCCCACGGCCGCTCAGCCGCCCGCCGGCCCCGTCAGCATCGGGTAG